AGTAATCGGTGCAAGGGTCAGCACGGCAAAAGATAATGAAGACGATTCAGACGATGAAGTAGAGGGTATAAAGTATAAGTATGAGGGAACAGAGAAGTTTTCTAGTCCTTTTAGAGATTTTTATTTCAGCAAAGACAAATTTGAACATGCCAGGGCAGAATACATTTCTTTTCTTTCCAGTTTAAGGACATTTATCAGTGCTTTGCGTGAATACAAGAGTGGCGAAATTCTTGCAATAAAAGACCTCGTCGAATTTGTAGAGCTTCATGAGAAGAATAAGATTTCAGTAAATGATCAAGGACCTTTTTCTAAACTCGGTAAGGCGGTAAACCTACTCACAGCACACAGGGCAAAGGGGCTTGAATTTGAGACAGTTTTCGTGCTTTCTTGCCAAGATGATATCTGGGCGGGCAGAGGTATGCCTAAGAAAATCGTATTGCCGGCAAATATGCCAATAGAACCAGCCGGAGACACGGAAGATGACCAATTACGCCTGTTTTATGTGGCTATAACGCGTGCCAAGCAACATTTATACCTGACCTCGTATCTATTAGGGGAAAAGGGTAAAAGTGCCCAAAAACTGCGTTTTCTGATGCCTGGGGAGGATAATAAAGAGCTTGAAAATAAGGCTCTTAAAAAGGCGTATTTTGCCGATAATTCTTCCGAAAAAAGTGAGGAACCAGAGGCGAGTGAAGTGCTTACAGCCTCATGGCTTTCATATCATACGGCACCATTTCTCGGTTCGGAAAAGAAGCTTCTCCAATCGCTTCTTGAAGATTATAAACTCTCGGTGACGCATTTAAATAATTTTCTAAATGTTGAAAAAGGAGGTCCACAATATTTCTTGGAGAATAATCTTTTGAGATTCCCACAAGCAAAGACTCTTTCAAATTCTTTCGGGACGGCGATGCATTCTACACTTGAGAAAGCTGTAATTGAATTAAAAAATGTCGGGAAATTACCGAGTATAGAAAAAGTTTGTAAATGGCTTTCGGAATTTTTGAAAAAAGAAAGATTACCGTTGGCAGATTTTAAAGAACTTTTGGAGAGGGGGGAAGAAGCACTTAACGCCTTTTGGAAAGAGAGAAGTAAAGATTTCAATACAAAAGATGTAATCGAATTTAATTTTAAAGACCAAGGGGTTGTGGTAAGTGGGGCAAGTCTTTCCGGGAAAATAGACAGAATTGTAAACCTTGGAGGAGGTGAGCTTGAAGTACATGATTATAAGACCGGCAAAGCACCCAAAAATGAATGGGTAGGTAAAGAGCCTTATGAAAAAGTGAAGCTTCATGAATATGAAAGACAGTTGGTTTTTTATAGATTACTTGTAGAGAATTCACGTGAATTTAGTGACAGGGGAGTGAAAGTAAAAATGGGTGTTTTGGATTTTGTCGAACCGAGAGAGAAGGATGGGAAAATAGTAAGTTTATCAATCGACATCACAGACGAGAAAAGAGATAGACTAGAAAAGCTTATTCAAAAAGTTTATGAGAAAATAATGGATTTAGATTTTCCGGATATAAGCAAATACGCTAAGGATTTGAAAGGAATAGAGCAATTTGAGGAGGATCTTTTGGAGGGTAAGATATAAATATTGTTTTTACTATTCCTTAGGATATTTAGACATTATAATTGGAAAATATTGATCTATCGGTATTTTTTCAGCCAGATATTGACTCCCAAAAAGGCTTAAGTGGTTGTTGTCTTTATATAAGAATTGATTATTTATTGTTATAAAACATTCGGTCTGATTGCATAATACAGAAGATGGATCGATGTTTATGATTTGTGGGTATTTCTTTTTTAGATTGTCTATTCGTCTATTCATACCGGAAATCATTTTGTCGTATGACTTTCTAGGGAAGGAACAGCCCGTAGTTTTATTCTGCGTAGAGGACAGTGGACGATCGATACATTTTGTCAAATCAAAAGGTATTGTTGGTGTTTGCGTAAACCAGATCAATTTAATATTATTCGGAAAGTATGAGAGAATATTATCCATACCTTCTCGAAAAAGGTCTCTATTCTTGGACCAAGCATTATTCGATATTATTATCGCTTTAGGTTTTCCTAAAAGGACTGTATTGATAACATTTCTTATATTTATATCACAACTCTTTTGTTGTTGGACCGGCATACTCTTTACGTCTAATAATGAACAGGCACCAATGCCTATGTTGATTACTGTATAACCCCTTTCTGTTAATATTTTACTATAACCCATATAGATAGATTTTGTATGTGAATCTCCAATTATAAACACACGATTATTACCATCTCCGTTCGCAAAACATATGAGTTTATAAATACTTTGTGGAAAAAGTTTTTTACAAAGTGTTTTACCGTCTATTCTCTCTGAGGCTGTTTTAAGTGCATTTTCTTGGATCGGGAAGCGAAAATCAAATCCATGATTTAAATATACAAGTATGCCTCCACTACCTACTAATAACATAATACAGCATAATATTATTGGAATATTTCTTATTTTTGTGTGCCGTATAGGCATTTCTATTAACCTGTATGTAATCCAGGCAAATAAGAAGCTAAATATAATTAAAATTAACTTTACAATCGTAGATACTGCCCCAGAATTGATTATTGTTGCAAATGATAATAATGGCCAATGCCAAAGATAGAGAGGGTAGCTAATCAGACCTATAAAGACCAACATTTTATTTGAAAGTATATTTTTATTTACCCAAGCTTGTGGCCCAGATGCTATAAGTAAGATTACCCCGATTATCGACATAACGACAATACCGCTATGGAAGTTGGAATCATTAATTATAAAAGCAGATAAAACTATCAGAATAATTCCTAACCATGATAATGTGTTATAAATAAAAGAGTCGGACATATTTTTTATTTTTAGTCTGATAGCTATATTATTTATTAGTCCTCCTTTTAATATAGTGAAATAAGCTAAGAGAGCACCCCCCATAAGTTCCCAAAAGCGTGTGAAGGGTAGATAAAAAGCTGTGGCAGGGCTTTTAAAGCCCAAGTATATATTTAAAAAGAAAGATATAAGTAATATAATAAATATCGTCTGGGGGATTCTTTTAATCTTTTTATATATAAAGACAAGCAGAATCGGCCAAAGTATATAAAACTGTTCCTCGACACCTAGTGACCACAAATGTATCAATGGTTTTAAAGTAGAGGATATATCGAAATACCCTGATTCAAGCCAGTAAATTATATTTGCAATAAAACCAGCACCAGAAGCTATATTTTTACCGAGAGAAGCGTATTCTCCGGAAAAAAGTAAAAACCAGCCGGCTATTAGACAGGCTATAAGTACCAATATTAATGATGGGAATATTCTTTTTATACGACGTCTATAGAAGTCTATATAACTAAATTGATTATTTTCAAGTGCCTTTAATATTATTCCGGATATTAAATATCCTGATATGACAAAGAATATATCCACACCAATAAAACCACCCGCAAGTATTGTTGGGAAAGCATGGAATATTATTACCAGTAGTACAGCCAACGCCCTAAGCCCATCTATATCTTTGCGATAATTTAATAAAGTATCACTCATAAGACCTAAGTTATACTATTTTCTTCAAGTATTTTGACGACCTCGTCATATGATGAGATTTTGTATGATTCTTTCCAGCCGTCTTTACTTTCAGCCTTAGTTAGGGAGATTTTATGAATACTTTGATTAAGCTTTTTCGTGTCAGCAATGATTTTCATATTTCTTAATATCATAGGATTGGCTCTTCTTTCAAGAACTGTGATCTTTGCCCTAACCTCATTTAAGAATATTAATGTATGAAATGCCGAACCATTGAATCCCGCTATATGTTTGGCTGAAGCTAAGGTCATTATCTGTTCTTTGATCGCATGTTTTTCAGGATGAAATATCATCCACCCTTTTGTAGCGAGAATTTTTTCAAGTTCGTCTTCGTTTGTTATGATCGATTTTGAATTTCTTGGTTGAATCATTGATCTTGATAACCAAAGCTTCTTATCCTCAGATTCTTTCGTATCAAAGATGGCAAGGCTTTTTGCATGTTCTACGTCGAAGAATTCTCTAAGTAGTAGACCAGGAGTAGGGATAATCAATCTTTCTACTATTGTCGGCTTTTGTATGATAATTTGTTCATTTTTAATATTCAATAAAGATAAGATCTCCTTCTGCCAATGGTTAGGTTCTGCGGAATTATACATGGGAATCCATATTATAGGTATTTCTGGATGTTTCTTGATATACCAAATTCTTGACAGACCTTCGAGAATGAAATGACCGAAATGACTTTGTAAATGACCAGCAAATATATATGTGCCCTTCAAGATTCCTGTGGGCTTTATCGTATTTCTAGAGAATGTGAATTGTCCATCCTCAATTCTTTTAGGCATCTCTTTAAGACGCAATTTCCCTTCAGAATCGACGACTCCTAATATAGCTTTTCCTCGCATATCTGTTAGGCATGGGGCGAGAATTGCTTGTTCGATGGTCTCCACTAGTAGTTCATGGTTTGACCTCGAACTATTTGTATTATTACTTTTTTGTTCTTCCTGCGTCTTTAGTGATTTAGTATATTTTTCTCTCCATAGAGTAGCATACCCCCCGAATCTCTTTTCTGCAAAATCAAAATCTTCTTTAAATGTATTCGCATAGAAATCACGAATATTCTCTGGCATATCGGATGGTTTGCCTACAAATATTTTTTCTTTTGATCTTGGAAAATATTTGTCTTTGTATCTTACGTTTAGAAAATCACATATTTGTCTTAATAATTTTAATGGATCATTTACTATATCATCATAGAAACCATAGAATATATTCTCTTTTGGAAAGACATTTTCCCAATTCTCTACTATTTCTTTTATCTTGCTTCTATTTATAATAAATGGTTTGTTATAACACAAGGTAGGATCGATTCCCTTCGTATCAGCCCACATTCTAGATGCAGACCATGCCCGGTCAATAGGGTTCCTTAGTAATAAGATGATTTTCATTTTAGGATTTACTTTTCGGCAATGTCTTATCTCATTTATAGATAAGATAGAATAGTCTGGTGTGAAATCTCCAGTCAGCATACTAGCCGGGGCTGATTCCCATAAGCTTTCGTAGTATCTATCGTCGAGATTTTTTGTAAAGCCAAATTTATTGAAAAATTTCAGGTCACTTAATATCGGTCCTATACCACCTAGTTTCTGATTTAATGCCCGTGGTATTTTCTCGAGCAATCTCTTCATATTTCTTGCTGCAGATAAAAGCCTTCTTTCAGCTATCATCGGCCCAGCATGTATTTCATCGAAGTAGTGCACTTCCTTTATCGGGAGTGCCCAGAAATTTGGATGCCTTTTAATATTTTCATAGAGCCATGTGGTACCAGCCTTTTGCATACCAATACAGAGGAAATCCGGTCTCGATCTTTCCTTCAGTATATCTTTGAAATACTTACCAAGTAGGTTATTTTTGAGTGCTCTTTTAATAAATGCAGTTCTAATCCTGAACCTCCAGAACGTACTTAAAATATTACCCGTATTCTTAATTGATTTAATATATTCTAGAGTATTTTCTATAATCTCTTCACACTTTTCTTTTGACATCCTACTTTTATATTCTGATATAAAATCTGTATCCACATGACTTCCATATATATTTTCTTTAAACTTTGTACTAGAAATATCCATGTACTTATCATTATATTCCAAACCACAATGTTTGAATATTTTTGGTAGTATCTTTTTGGGATATCTACATAATTCTTCATAGGATACTACCATTATCCTATCTTTATTCTGACCCAGTAAAGCATATTTCAGAGCGATATAATAAGAAAGTAAATGATTGAATGACGCAGGATATTTCTCCTTGAACCATTCGTCTATCATTTCATTTCTATCGATGTTTCGTAACCCTATGTCATGTTTACAAGACGACCATACGAGTGATCTCGGGTCCCTTATAATCGCTACACATGGGACACCCGGAGCTTTTTCTAAGACTTCCTCAAGTCTTTGCATATATCTTGGTGTCTTGTCGATGATTTTGTTATTATTGATTACTAACGGGGAGATTTCTCTAAGTCGTGAATATGCTTCTGCAAAATCGTCAGTATCACATATTTTGTCCAGATCTCCTTTCTTAATTTTCCAACCATCAAGCATATTTTTATAGAACGGGTCAAAACCTATAAAGTCTCTTGGCTTATCTACAAGTAAAAAACCTATTTCAAATCCGGAGTTTATAGATGGATGATTGCTCAATATGTCCATGAGCATCGTTGTCCCACTATGCTCATGACCACAGATTATTGCTTGAACACTGTCTTTGATCTTTCTAGTACCCGTCTCTTTTATAGTAGCCTTTATCTTTGGGTTCTCGTGACGCACGTTTTTTATTAAAAAGTTGCTCCCTTTCAAGTTTAGATAATACTCTCTTTTTTTTGCAAAGTCTACATAAATAATATCTTTTATATTATTAAGATCTTCGTTCAAGACATCCTCTGGCTTTCCTTTTGTAATTATTCCCAAGCCTTGATCGCAATCAAGTGTAAAGATATTCAGATCTTTTCTTGAAGATCTCAAGTAAATCAAGGTTTTGTATACGTCGCCGTTCCAGGCGGTGCTTTTATCACCATCTCTTTGTCTCAATTTGCGCGCATCAGATTGTGTCTTTTGTGCCGCCGCCTCTGATTTTGGATTGCAATCGTGTACTACAACAAAACCGTTTTTGTTCAAATGATCGAGGGAATTATTTATGTCTTTCAGCGATTGTTCGTATGTGTGAAGACCATCTACAAATACGACATCAAGCTCGATATCTCCTATGAGAGAATCATATTCTTTGAAAAATCTATCACTTGTTATTTCATGATATGATTCATTTGGTTTTTTTGAATATCCTGGTGGCAATCCAAATCTCGGATCGACAGCGATTTTCTTGTCGACCCTAATCTTTGAAAAGTTATTCCCCTTAGCGACACCAATTTCTAGATAAGTTTTTGCTCCAATCCTATCAATGAAGTGTTGTATAACATCCGTTCTGTTCATTTTGGATAAAACTCTATTTTACAAGTATGTCGAGTATCGGTGTGATAGCCTGCAAGGGGAGTGCCCCGTTTAAAACTATTTTTGTTTTGTCGCTTGTGATAGAGATATTTTGTGATAGACCGGATTTTACTACCAAGTCATTTATTGATTTTTCTACAGGAGAAGTAAGTGCTTTTCTCAAAACTATCAAACTATAAGGTGTGCCTTGAGCTCCAGCTTTTAGTCCATCCTGATATTGAGCTTCAACGGTGGCCGCATATTTTCCGCTTGAAAGACATGTGTTGAATTTGGCTTGATCCAAACCGATAGCTTTTGCAAAAACCGGCAAAAGACTAGGATCCATCTGATTGTTCGATGGCGTATTTGTATAAATCTTATCTATCATATTCCAGAAGCCAGTATTTCCAGCAAGCTCATTTGCGCATTCTGTCGCCTCAGCTTCTTTCCTTGTCTTTGGGTGAATACTATCAAGAGGGAAATGTCTGTATACCCAAGCTACTTTGCCATCTTTTCCATATTGGTCGATTATGCTTTGCATTGTGGTATGAAATCTCTTACAGAATGGGCATTCGGTATCGCTGTATTCCAAAATTGCTACATTGGCATTTGGATTGCCTTTAATATGATCCGAGCTATCTATCGTCTTAATTGATATTCCAGATGCAACCTGCTTTTTTACAGGTTGATTTGTATTTTGAGAAGGAGAGCTATCCTTGCCAGTCAGATAAATCGCTCCTGCGATTATAAATCCTGCCAAGAGTATTGCTGCCGGTACATAATAAACTTTGCTTTGTTCTGATGTCATCTTTTTATGAATTAATTGATAAAAAATTGCGTATGACTATTCTATCACAAAAAGGTATAATGTACGCAATATGCATATATTTAGCTCAATAATTTTGGGAATTGTCGAGGGAGCAACGGAATTTATACCGATTTCTTCATCGGGACACTTGATAATCGCGCGTGAT
The genomic region above belongs to Candidatus Paceibacterota bacterium and contains:
- a CDS encoding acyltransferase family protein, with amino-acid sequence MSDTLLNYRKDIDGLRALAVLLVIIFHAFPTILAGGFIGVDIFFVISGYLISGIILKALENNQFSYIDFYRRRIKRIFPSLILVLIACLIAGWFLLFSGEYASLGKNIASGAGFIANIIYWLESGYFDISSTLKPLIHLWSLGVEEQFYILWPILLVFIYKKIKRIPQTIFIILLISFFLNIYLGFKSPATAFYLPFTRFWELMGGALLAYFTILKGGLINNIAIRLKIKNMSDSFIYNTLSWLGIILIVLSAFIINDSNFHSGIVVMSIIGVILLIASGPQAWVNKNILSNKMLVFIGLISYPLYLWHWPLLSFATIINSGAVSTIVKLILIIFSFLFAWITYRLIEMPIRHTKIRNIPIILCCIMLLVGSGGILVYLNHGFDFRFPIQENALKTASERIDGKTLCKKLFPQSIYKLICFANGDGNNRVFIIGDSHTKSIYMGYSKILTERGYTVINIGIGACSLLDVKSMPVQQQKSCDINIRNVINTVLLGKPKAIIISNNAWSKNRDLFREGMDNILSYFPNNIKLIWFTQTPTIPFDLTKCIDRPLSSTQNKTTGCSFPRKSYDKMISGMNRRIDNLKKKYPQIINIDPSSVLCNQTECFITINNQFLYKDNNHLSLFGSQYLAEKIPIDQYFPIIMSKYPKE
- a CDS encoding sulfotransferase, which encodes MNRTDVIQHFIDRIGAKTYLEIGVAKGNNFSKIRVDKKIAVDPRFGLPPGYSKKPNESYHEITSDRFFKEYDSLIGDIELDVVFVDGLHTYEQSLKDINNSLDHLNKNGFVVVHDCNPKSEAAAQKTQSDARKLRQRDGDKSTAWNGDVYKTLIYLRSSRKDLNIFTLDCDQGLGIITKGKPEDVLNEDLNNIKDIIYVDFAKKREYYLNLKGSNFLIKNVRHENPKIKATIKETGTRKIKDSVQAIICGHEHSGTTMLMDILSNHPSINSGFEIGFLLVDKPRDFIGFDPFYKNMLDGWKIKKGDLDKICDTDDFAEAYSRLREISPLVINNNKIIDKTPRYMQRLEEVLEKAPGVPCVAIIRDPRSLVWSSCKHDIGLRNIDRNEMIDEWFKEKYPASFNHLLSYYIALKYALLGQNKDRIMVVSYEELCRYPKKILPKIFKHCGLEYNDKYMDISSTKFKENIYGSHVDTDFISEYKSRMSKEKCEEIIENTLEYIKSIKNTGNILSTFWRFRIRTAFIKRALKNNLLGKYFKDILKERSRPDFLCIGMQKAGTTWLYENIKRHPNFWALPIKEVHYFDEIHAGPMIAERRLLSAARNMKRLLEKIPRALNQKLGGIGPILSDLKFFNKFGFTKNLDDRYYESLWESAPASMLTGDFTPDYSILSINEIRHCRKVNPKMKIILLLRNPIDRAWSASRMWADTKGIDPTLCYNKPFIINRSKIKEIVENWENVFPKENIFYGFYDDIVNDPLKLLRQICDFLNVRYKDKYFPRSKEKIFVGKPSDMPENIRDFYANTFKEDFDFAEKRFGGYATLWREKYTKSLKTQEEQKSNNTNSSRSNHELLVETIEQAILAPCLTDMRGKAILGVVDSEGKLRLKEMPKRIEDGQFTFSRNTIKPTGILKGTYIFAGHLQSHFGHFILEGLSRIWYIKKHPEIPIIWIPMYNSAEPNHWQKEILSLLNIKNEQIIIQKPTIVERLIIPTPGLLLREFFDVEHAKSLAIFDTKESEDKKLWLSRSMIQPRNSKSIITNEDELEKILATKGWMIFHPEKHAIKEQIMTLASAKHIAGFNGSAFHTLIFLNEVRAKITVLERRANPMILRNMKIIADTKKLNQSIHKISLTKAESKDGWKESYKISSYDEVVKILEENSIT
- a CDS encoding thioredoxin domain-containing protein, giving the protein MTSEQSKVYYVPAAILLAGFIIAGAIYLTGKDSSPSQNTNQPVKKQVASGISIKTIDSSDHIKGNPNANVAILEYSDTECPFCKRFHTTMQSIIDQYGKDGKVAWVYRHFPLDSIHPKTRKEAEATECANELAGNTGFWNMIDKIYTNTPSNNQMDPSLLPVFAKAIGLDQAKFNTCLSSGKYAATVEAQYQDGLKAGAQGTPYSLIVLRKALTSPVEKSINDLVVKSGLSQNISITSDKTKIVLNGALPLQAITPILDILVK